AATACTAGCTTCTTATGACACTTCTCTCTCCAGATAGAATCCCTCTTGACCTGGTGCAAGGCAGTGATGAGAAATTATACAGCGGTaacaatataaaatcaatataaaatactAGCTAAACatctgtccaaacccatagaacgTACAAGAGTAAACCGTGATATAAATTATGGACTctgggggtgctgggattgaCAGATGACCCCAAAATACAAGttctgctttttgtatttttgtttctcaccTACATGTTGAGTGTGACCGGAAACCTCATCATTATCACCCTCACACTTTTGGATTCCCATCTTAAAACCCCCATGTATTTTCTCCtctgaaatttctctttcttagaaGTCTCATTCACCACTGTCTGTATTCCCAGATTCCTGTATACTATGACAACTGGAGATAGTACCATTACCTATAATTCTTGTGCCACccaattattttttgttgtccTCTTTGGAGCAACAGAATTTTTTCTCCTTGCCGCCAtgtcctatgaccgctatgtggccatttgTAAGCCCCTACATTACACAACCATCATGAACAGCAGAGTCTGCACTACCCTCGTTCTTGGCTGTTGGTTTGCAGTTCTGTTAATCATCCTCCCACCTCTTGGCATGGGCCTCCAGCTGGAATTCTGTGACTCCAATGTGATTGATCATTTTGGCTGTGACGCAtctcctattttacagataaccTGCTCAGACACAGTGTTAATAGAGAGAATTGTTTTGAGTTTTGCCGTGCTGACACTCATTGTTACCTTAGTGTGTGTGGTCCTCTCCTATACCTACATCATTAAGACCATTCTAAGATTCCCTTCCgcccaacagaagaaaagggCCTTTTCCACCTGCTCTTCCCATATGATTGTGGTTTCCATCACTTATGGCAGCTGTATCTTCATCTACATCAAACCTTCAGCAAAGGAAGGAGTAGCGATTAATAAAGTAGTGTCTGTGCTCACTACTTCAGTGGCCCCTTTGCTTAATCCGTTCATTTATACACTTCGAAACAAACAAGTGAAAGATGCCTTCAAAGACACAGTAAAGCCCATTGTATTTCTCACAAAGAAGTAAGagaccattgatttttttttaagattttatttattcatttgacacagagagatcacaagtaggcagagaggcaggcagagagagagagaggaggaagcaggctccccacggagcagagaacctgatgcggggctcgatcccaggaccctgagatcatgacccgagccgaaggcagcggcccaacccactgagccacccaggatgtTTTTTAAggttaagttaaattaaatttcaatcaCAATAGCCCATGAACCACATTCATGAATTTGCCAAATAAGTAGTTTAAGTTAactgaattttttcctttaagcCAATTTACCCACAGAAATGTTTCTACTGCCCATTCTGGAGATTTTTTTGTGTTCTGTCTCATGAAATACAGTATGACTACATAAGAGAAAGAACGAGACCTCCAAGTACTGAATGTGTTTTACTGACATTGCCATTGATGGTGCTTAAACATAgactcaaagagaaaaagactgaatttAGGGGTAGAACAACTAAGTCCTGCATAGATAACTTCAATATCTAGACTTAATTTAAGAAGAATGTTAGGGAGCAATTGGCAATATAGGTGAAGGGGGTCAGGTGAATGGTGGTAGATGGTAACTAGATTTGTGGTGGTGATCCCTTTGTAACATTTACAGATGCCTAGCATAATGCTGTATATCTGAACTTATATAATGTTATACaccaattttacctcaatatttttttaaaagtatgttagaGACTAGGAGTCCTAATCAAAACATCAAAAATGTTACTAAATTGAGAAGGAACATCTGGTTAGTGCAGACTGACTACTGAAGATAAAATTCAGATATagtgtgaaaaaaataataagatttagaaaaaagggagagacatGGGGAAAGAAATAACAGTCATTCAGGAAACTTGGACCaaataattggaatttttttctattaaatggcAGAAACATTAATTGTAAAAGTAAAGTTGTGTGCTTTCATAGTACATATGCAACCATTatctatgcttatttttttttattttttatttcttttcagcgtaacagtattcattgtttttgtaccacacccagtgctccatgcaatccgtgccctctctaatacccaccacctagttcccccaacctcccaccccaccgccccttcaaaacccgcagattgtttttcagagtccatagtctctcatggttcacctccccttccaatttccctcaactcccttctcctctccatctccctttgtcctccatgttatttgttatgctccacaaataagtgaaaccatatgataattgactctctctgcttgacttaattcactcagcatcatctcttccagtcccatccatgttgctacaaaagttgggtattcatcctttctcataaaggcataatactccatagtgtatatgcttATTAAACATCATCCAGTTgctcaaatgtatttttcattttgtattctttattgtTAATTGTTCATACAAGGTAATGACCCTCATATAAGTTTCTTTTATACTTcaaaaatattcagggaaaataGAAATCTGTTCTCCAAggcctttattcttttttttcatttaaaatttctttttttttttttttaatgaaacaagatgggatcggcagggagccaaaccataagagactctttttttttttaattaatttcttattttttataaacatatatttttatccccaggggtacaggtctgtgaatcaccaggtttacacacttcacagcactcaccaaagcacatacccaccccaatgtccataaccccacccccttctcccaaaccccctccccccagcaaccctcagtttgttttgtgagatcaagagtcacttatggtttgtctccctcccaatcccatcttgtttcatttattcttctcctacccacttaagcccccatgttgcatcaccacttcctcatatcagggagatcatatgatagttgtctttctctgcttgacttatttcgctaagcatgatacgcatccagatggccaacagacacatgaaaaagtgctccatatcactcggcatcagggaaatacaaatcaaaaccacaatgagatatcacctcacaccagtcagaatggctaaaatcaacaagtcagaaaatgacagatgctggcgaggatgcggagaaaggggaaccctcctacactgttggtgggaatgcaagctggtgcagccactctggaaaacagcatggaggttcctcaaaatgttgaaaatagaactgccctatgacccagcaattgcactattgggtatttaccctaaggaccataagagactcttaatctcacaaaacaaactgagggttgtgggatgggggtgattaggttatggacattggggaaggtgtgtgctatggtgagtgctgggaggtgtgtaagcctgacgattcacagacctatacccctggggctgataatacattatatgttaataaaaaataaaaaaatatttaaaacaaatacataaataaaatttcttttttttatttaaaatttctaaaaaaccttaaaatcctACTACATGTTCACCAGCTTCTCTTCTGATAATTAATTTAAGCATGCATCTATATgtggtatgtatttatttagtagGTGGGTTGATCACTTCACCTGAACTGTGAATCCTTAGCAAGCAGAGTTTGTCTAGGAATCCCATCGCTTACTTTGAATGGTgacaagaaaattaagaatattataGATTCAAAAAGAAATATCCTCCCTAATTTCCCATTCAAACACCAAGTGCATCTGGTTAAATCCAACACTGGAAATTCAGTAGGTTGATGAAAGGTAATCCTCTACCTCTAATTTGGATACTAAGATAGTCTCCTCCTCACTTACTCCataagaggaaatggaaaaggatTGCATTGTGTCGGGTCTTTGGAGCTGGAGGTAGTGCATCAAATAACAGGTCACAATTTGACCCAACTCCAGTTCCTAAACATAACTCAATATATTACTGAAATTGATCATGGCTTTTTACTTGGCCTAGcttcaacaatgaaaatattcagaaCTTTTTTGAACTTTGTCAAACTTACAACTTCTTTGAAACTTAATTTTGTGTACATTGACATGGAAGGGACAAATATTTGCACCAGTCTGCTCTCCCTCAGCTCTTCTTCTAGGTCCCCTATTTCAGTCATTTGGTGTTATCAGTTTCCTCCATCAAAAAGTTCTTATTTatgtctcaaaaataaaaagttaacacaTCTCATATTCCTGTTATACATCTAATCTGAAATTATATCTCATATACCAGAATTATCTTGACAACTACCTACTGATAACCTATTTCTAATCTCTTATCTGAATTAGTCAGCCTAAGCAATAtcacaatatatattttcctaaaacactattttaattagTGTGCTTCTTGCTTTAAATCTTCTAGAGCCTatagttctttattttgaaaCTCATTCTCTTAGCAATCCGGAGTTACCAAACTATGTTCATAGATGCCATCTATGTTCAGCCTCACTAATCCAAACATTTCCCACAACCCTCAGCATTAACTTTAATCCAAAATATAAGCTTTTCACAGGATaatcacttacataaaatatcCTTCGTTTTTCCCCCAGTCAAACCTGATTATACACCATTCAaacttaagtgattttttaaaggcCCAGCTCAAATTCATCTTCCATTTTCCTCCTTTCATCCTTTCTTCCCaaaatgattttctatttccatatGCCCCATAAGAATTCTTGTTAACTTCACATATTTTGTCATTATTCCCCAACTAGTTTGCATTATGTTCTATGTGTTTTATCTTGTCTCTATAATTCTTGAAGGGCAAATAAatatctttgacaaaggaagtattttaaattttttttataaatggcaGTTTATCACCTCTACACTAGGTATCAGTTGTACAGATATGACTGCCTAACCTGAACTCTTTTCATAACAAGCGTCATATAGTTCAATAATATATGACACTGaatgcttttaatatttataatttatttcctcactGTTTGCCTTAACTTTGTTCCACAATTCTAATGAAACCAGATTCTCCCTTCCTGATTAGACATAGTCTGATCGGGCATCAAACCACACACTACAGTTGCTCACActatttcttttacttccatCCAAGACCGGtcctcattctttcatttattcatttaacaattacTGGGtaactactatgtgccaggtactcttTATGAACAGAGGGACACGGTTTCTGGACTCATGGAACTTGTATTCCaccctcaagaaagaaaaagatgatgctTATATGTAAACAGAACCTCCCAGGTTCAATCCTTCCCTTGGTCTCTCAGAACCCTTCTTTAAGCATGGgcttcttcaaaaataaaaataaatacaatcacaTTAATGAGGTATGTCCAAGAACAGAGAAAGTAACTGAGAGAGCTTCCAATGGCCAAAGTTGGAACAATTTGggtaacaaaacaaataatatagtagtagattataacccaaagaataaaatgaatatcTAAGAATTGtagtgatataaataaatgatttatatatataatcatatatatttattattatatataatatataacaatttcatttattaattataatataatatataataatttgatttattattaataataaaattaataaatttataaatcatgaatgaattataaaattaataaataattaaaattattttattaattaataaaatttatttatagtattatataatatatgatttagtttaataaattattatataataatgtaatttatatataatatatttataatatatatttattattatatataataataaattaataaatgagggagaagagacaaatctcctCTGTAGAAGTATTCCTAATAAATTATGTAGACTCCATcctaaagaaagggaaaactttacaacagaaaaacagacaatcTCTCAGTCAGGTGATCAAGATCAATAGCAATAGTTAAGTCATTTTGACAGTATGTATCTTTGACATGATGTGATAAAAATACCACTTTACTTCTGTTGTCTTCTTCCCAATAGCATCAGATGAATTCCAATAGTGGGGCATTCTATGTAAATATCTGATCAATAATCTTCAAAATGGTTAAGGTCTCCAAATataaggaaagtctgagaaactgttacAGTCAAGAGGAGCCTAAGATAATCTAACAACTATAGTAATATAACAAAAGATAATAGAAACAACTAAgataatataacaataaaatatgatATCCTAAATGGAATACTGGAatagaaaaaagattttgaaaggtgaaaacaaaaactctgagtAATTATTAGGTATagattttacttaataataatgtatcagtattggtttattattaattgtaacaaatgcattctattaatgtgaggtgttaataataggggaaactgggCAAATGATATATAGGAAACACCTACACTACcaactcaatttttctgtaagtctaaaactgttctaaaagaaaaataaaaatgtctattaaaaagtaaatactgtCCTCAAGTTAAATGACACCTGTTTTCTTCATACTGAAAAAATGTACAGCTGCTTAAGTGAtggatttgaaagaaaattttaatatctctCTTGCAGGCTACTGAACACAAAGATGCCATTCACCTCATTGTTtgatttctctcattcttttctttagcCTGCTGATGACCTGTGTTTGATCTCCCATTGCAACTTCCTCACCATCCTCACCAGTCCCTCTGGGATGACCTCCCTTAAACATCTCTTTAACTTTTGTTCTTAAAGATGGCAACAAAGGATCTTTATTAGCCTCTCAGAACCAGGACCCCCACGGACATATTGTTTGTCAGCATAATTGATCCCAAAGTGGATcctctgaagagagaaaaaaatttaaaaaaaaaaaaaacctcccaaaagaaaTCCCAAAAGCTAATGTCTCTTATTCAGGTCATCACTTTTCCTAAGAAGAGAAAGAGTTCTAGGAATTCTCTGGCCTTCAACACAAGTCttgtatataatttaataaatgtttgagtGTATGTCCAACATCTTGCTGTGCAGTATACAGAATACAGCAAAGTAAATCTGCCCCCAGTACAGCAAAACAGTATGTAAAATATACAGCCATGAAAAGTTGACAGTACAAGAAATACATGAGGCAACATACACTCAAGTCCCACATAAGAGACACAGATCATGTGTGCTTACAACACAGAAGAGAGTTCCCTGTGGTCAAGGGAAATAGTAACGGCATTTATGCTATGTACTAGGTGCCAAGCATCATTCTAAgatatatatagtaataatagACTAAAATCCCTATATATTATATCTTATTATCATCCATAtattattaattactattaaCAAACTACCATTATCATTCCGGTATTGCAAATAAGGGAACTCAGGCACAGAACCTGACACACACAGCTAGTAGATAGAAAagctaagatttgaacccaggttatctggatcgcttctcggccttttggctaagatcaagtgtgaacCCAGGTTATCTGGATCCAGAGTCCATATAAGACCAGAACACAATACTGCTACCCATCTAGCAGGCCCCATGAGAAGAGAGAGTGCTCCTTAGATCCAGgaaaaaaacttagaaatgtaaaaagtaagcagagagcatttcttaccaaaaaagaaaaaaaaatgctggattaaacaaattaataagaatgtGCTTCAAAACTCTAGCGTAAATTTTTCTATCTAAGCAAAATACTTAAAGTAAATATAAGAATTAGAACTAGTTAGTGGTATTTACTGACTAggtgagaagaaaacaaagtctaAGTCACTTGTAGAGGTTAATCTAGATGACTGGAAATACACTGCTCTTGACACAAATAGACAATGTggagaatcatttttttttttaagattttatttatttatttatttgacagacaaagatcacaagtagtcagaggaggcaggaagagagaggaggaaacaggctccctgctgagcagagagtccgatgtgggactggatcccaggaccctggaatcatgacctgagctgaaggcagaggctttaacccactgagccacccaggtgccccgacactGTGGAGAATCTTAAACCCTCCAATTTCACActtcttcaaaattgttttgtgtATCTAGGGCCTTTGTTTTtatgtatgaattttaaaatccagCTTGTTAAATTCTCCTTGAAAAGAGACCCTGTTAGAATTTTGATTGGGACTGTGATGACTCCACATATCAATTTCGGGAAGATTGTAATCCTAACACTATTAAGTCTTCGGATCCATGAATAAATTTCATCTCTCCATTCACTTAGGCCTTCTGTAATCCTCCTACAATGATTTAtagtttgtgcgtgtgtgtgtgtgtgtgtgtgtgtgtgtggtgttgttgttttgttgttaaagattttatttatttcaatgacagaaagaaagatcacaagaaggcagagaggcaggcagagagagagggggaagcaggctcccagttgagcagagagcctgatgtggggcttgatcccaggacactgagatcatgacccgggccaaaggcaaaggcttaaccttctgagccacccaggtgcccctgatttataGTTTTAAGCTTTCAAAAACCACACaacttttgttagatttatcctAATTCATGGTTTTATGtaaactgtacttttttttaacatctttataatttattttctaaagctaagtaaatacagtttttttaatttattttttattttcagcataacagtattcattatttttgcaccacacccagtgctccatgcaatccatgccctccctaatacccaccacctggtaccccaacctcccacccccggcccttcaaaaccctcagattgtttttcagagtccatagtctctcatggttcacctccccttccaatttcccccaactcccttctcctctctatctccccatgtcctccatgttatttgttatgctccacaaataagtgaaaccatatgagaattgactctctctgcttgacttatttcactcagcatcatctcttccagtcccgtccatgttgctacaaaagttgggtattcgtcctttctgatggaggcataatactccatagtgtatatggaccacatcttccttatccattcatctgttgaaaggcatcttggttctttccacagtttggcagccgtggccattgctgctataaacattgggatacagatggcccttcttttcactacatctatatctttggggtaaatacccagtagtgcaattgcagggtcatagggaagttctatttttaatttcttgaggaatctccacactgctctacaaagtggctgcaccaacctgcattcccaccaacagtgtaagagggttcccgtttctccacatcccctccaacacatgttgtttcctgtcttgctaattttggccattctaactggtgtaaggtgatatctcaatatggttttaatctgaatctccctgagagctagtgatgatgaacatgttttcatgtgtctgatagtcatttgtatgtcttcattggagaagtgtctcttcatatcttatgcccattttttgatatgattgtctgttttgtgtgtgttgagtttgaggagttctttatagattctggatatcaaccttttgtctgtactgtcattttcaaatatcttctcccattccgtgggttgcctctttgttttcttgactgtttcctttgctgtgcagaagcttttgcttttgatgaagtcccaaaagttcatctttgcttttgtttcctttgcctttggaaacatatcttgaaagaagttgctgtggctgatatcgaagaggttactgcctatgctctcctctaggattctgatggattcctgtctcacattttatTCTTGAATTCTAATCGTCATTGTTAGTATAGAGAAATGCTATTGATGTTTATATATTGACCTTGTGTCTTGCTACTGTGCTAAGCTCATTTATTAGTTGTagcattaattttaaatttccctttgacTTTCTATTTGATGattatgtcatctgaaaataaaactattttagtgCTTCATGTCCAATTCATatggtttttgtgttttccttccttatttcacTGATCACTATTTTCACTGCAAAaattcctctgcccatccctgaCAACTactgttcatttttttgtctccatagttttgccttttccagattgtCATTTAGGTGGAGTCATGTGGtgtgtagtcttttcagattggcttctttaaCTTACCAATATGCATtcaaggttttgttttaattattaattgGGTACTCTAGGATCAGCACATCTTTAGggttaatacatatttaatttatgaCAGTTTATGTTCAAATAATGTTACACCATTTCAAATATAGTGTAAGAATCTTATAACAGTATACTTTGATTTTGtccattctggttttttttatttaattttacttgtttatttgacagagctcacaagtaggcagagaggcaggaagagagaaataggaggaagcaggctccctgctgagcagagagcccaatgcggggctcgatcccaggacccgagatcatgacccgagcccaaggcggagtctttaacacactgagccacccagatgcccctgtccattctgttttccacacaTTTTGTGTTATTGCTGTAACACATTTTCTTGTACATATGATATaaacccaaaaaaaaaattctcattttaaatgagCAATGAtctttaaagagaattttaaattaacaaaaaatatcttGTATATTTACCCACATACTTATCAGCACTGGGTTGCTTCATTTTGAGTCTGTAGATACAAATTGATTACGATGTGCCTTGGTGGAGTTTTCTTTATGCTTCTTCTGCTTAGTGTTCATTGACATTCTTGGTtagggttttatagttttcataaaattcggaaatttttcagccattttttttctttaaacatttttctgcCCTTAATCCAATCCCCCACGGACTCCAATTACACGTGTTTTAGGTCACTCAAAGTTGTCACACAGCTCACTGAtgatcttttctaaaaattcttttttctctctgtttcattttggataaCTTCTATTTGTATGCCTTCAAGATTACCAGTATTTTCTTCTGCAAGGTATAGTCTGTGTTTAAACCCATCCAGtatagtttttttatttcacacGCTATAGTTTTCATCTCTTAAGTTCGGTTTGGTTCTtgcttttacttaattttttgaatGTCTGGAGTGAAATTATAATAGCTGTTTCAATATTCTTGTTTGCCAGTTCTAACGTGTGTCTGTTAGGGTCACTTTCAACTgactaatttatttcttcatgttttacaaatgtaaatttatatatatatatatataaaataaaacatatgtgtgtgttttatacacatatttatacacatatttacataATGTATATTATACGCATATACACATATTTTGCTTCTTTGCATGTATGATAACTTTTATTGAATTCTGGACATTTTGAGTTTTACCTTGTTGGGTCCtcaatatttttgtgtttctataaatattcttgaggtTTGTTCTATGATACAATTAAGTTATTTAGAAACAGTTCAATCCTTTTGGGTCAATCATTGGAATACAGTCAATCCTAGAGAGAATGACTGCAAATGGGAAAGACTTCAGGTGCTACAATGTAATTATTATTGTTGAAGACTATCTACTAGAGCCCCTAACTCAGAAATAAGGCAGCCCTGGGCATTTATTTATCTAGTTCCCTAAAGAAGTTACTTTACAGATAGGATCACCCAAGAAGAGGTcagacattttctaaaaagataatgagagaaataaatcagtcaaatAAATAGTTGAGATTGTTGTGTTTTATAGCACTCAGGAGCTGAGTTTCTGTAGTCAGACTGCTCAGATTCATATCCCTGTTTCACAACATCCTAAGTCAATGACCTCAGGCACCATTCTTAATATTtctggactcagtttcctcaattgtgaaatgaatattaaataacaGCCAGTCTTAGGGAGTTGCTTTGAGAATTAAAGGAGTTCATCTAGGGATTTAACATTGCATCTGACATTTAATAACTGCCTTAAAAATGTTACCTATGATCATTAACATCCTGGAAAGTTTTGTGAATTAAGTTGAATACAACCAAATGGGATTCTTTGTCCTACTATCTCCCACGAAAACCTATTCTTATCCCAGGAAATTACTCATTAGAATGTGTTCTtcgatttaaaaaagaaatgtctgtgaTGAATAACATAAATGTGATTATCACCCTCTAAGATCCTGAGTGAATGTATTTTCCAGATCTCCTACAGCACTGATGGGAAGCTTACCCAGAAGTAATACAGAGACTAAGAGAAGAGTTCAAACAGACTGGGtatctttaaaagacaaagaaatgccGTAGGAATGGCAGACTTCCTAAAGGACAAGTGGAAaccaagaaaaccaagaaaaaattcCTAAAACTCTCCCCTAACTTGGCAGAGTGGGAGGAAAAGCATG
This genomic interval from Mustela erminea isolate mMusErm1 chromosome 6, mMusErm1.Pri, whole genome shotgun sequence contains the following:
- the LOC116592489 gene encoding LOW QUALITY PROTEIN: olfactory receptor 6C2-like (The sequence of the model RefSeq protein was modified relative to this genomic sequence to represent the inferred CDS: substituted 1 base at 1 genomic stop codon), encoding MRNYTAVTILGVLGLTDDPKIQVLLFVFLFLTYMLSVTGNLIIITLTLLDSHLKTPMYFLLXNFSFLEVSFTTVCIPRFLYTMTTGDSTITYNSCATQLFFVVLFGATEFFLLAAMSYDRYVAICKPLHYTTIMNSRVCTTLVLGCWFAVLLIILPPLGMGLQLEFCDSNVIDHFGCDASPILQITCSDTVLIERIVLSFAVLTLIVTLVCVVLSYTYIIKTILRFPSAQQKKRAFSTCSSHMIVVSITYGSCIFIYIKPSAKEGVAINKVVSVLTTSVAPLLNPFIYTLRNKQVKDAFKDTVKPIVFLTKK